The following proteins come from a genomic window of Henningerozyma blattae CBS 6284 chromosome 4, complete genome:
- the ARG3 gene encoding ornithine carbamoyltransferase (similar to Saccharomyces cerevisiae ARG3 (YJL088W); ancestral locus Anc_1.279) produces MTTTTRHLTSIKDLTDKEFQTLVERAQYFKKIFKNKNSNEFQKYHNQLLGQTVALIFSKRSTRTRISTEGAATFFGAQPMFLGKDDIQLGVNESFYDTTKVVSSMVSCIFARVNTNDEINQLCKHSSVPIINSLCDKYHPLQAICDLLTIKEKFSNLNDLKLTWVGDSNNVINDLAIACLKFGINVSIATPQGIEMDPSIIDEGEKIIQSSGNKNLKLEITHDSMSAAKDSNILVTDTFVSMGEESEKEAKLKQFKNFQINQDIASNANKDYIFMHCLPRHHEEVTDDIFYGDHSIVFDEAENRLYAAMAVIDIFVIKKGNFDI; encoded by the coding sequence ATGACCACAACAACTAGACATTTAACTtctattaaagatttaaccgataaagaatttcaaaCTCTAGTTGAAAGAGctcaatattttaaaaaaatatttaaaaataaaaattcaaatgaatttcaaaaatatcataatCAACTATTAGGCCAAACTGTAGCATTAATCTTTAGTAAACGTTCTACAAGAACAAGAATTTCCACAGAAGGTGCAGCCACATTTTTTGGTGCTCAACCAATGTTTTTAGGTAAAGATGATATTCAATTAGGCGTAAATGAATCCTTTTATGATACAACAAAAGTAGTATCTTCTATGGTTTCATGTATCTTCGCACGTGTAAATACAAACGATGAAATCAACCAATTATGTAAACATTCTTCAGttccaattattaattccTTATGTGACAAATATCATCCTTTACAAGCCATTTGTGATTTATTGACtataaaggaaaaattCTCAAacttaaatgatttaaaattaacttGGGTTGGTGATTCTAATAATgttattaatgatttagCCATTGCATGCTTAAAATTTGGTATTAATGTTTCCATTGCCACTCCTCAAGGTATTGAAATGGATCCATCAATTATTGATGAAggtgaaaaaattattcaatctAGTGGGAATAAGAACttgaaattagaaattacACATGACTCAATGAGCGCTGCAaaagattcaaatattttagttACTGATACTTTTGTTTCAATGGGTGAAGAAAGTGAAAAAGAAGctaaattaaaacaatttaagaattttcaaattaatcAAGATATTGCAAGTAACGCAAACAAGGATTATATCTTTATGCATTGTTTACCAAGACATCATGAAGAAGTTACAgatgatatattttatgGAGATCattcaattgtttttgATGAAGCAGAAAATAGACTATATGCTGCAATGGCTGTCATCGATATTTTCGTTATCAAAAAGGgtaattttgatatataA
- the TBLA0D05370 gene encoding uncharacterized protein (similar to Saccharomyces cerevisiae IML2 (YJL082W) and YKR018C; ancestral locus Anc_1.285), giving the protein MFSNLLSAITGAREEPVIELTQLEKSKLLLKQTLTFETSLKAMDFVLDDKPEQGLLLLDQADNQADTVETSTVLARGVIEFLEATLGFEMDEMKKASETLARAEELSLKSKENSEKLNLKSSSSYAPGTLYAVTYTESCLLHALLMIFSESVIETAKALYKLRKVYFMLQEIFENMRKIEEEKKNNSETSEFPFIDLPYELTEEEKNDEEISTYIEMIQEMRNERLKGEHIGNSPSNERFRDELGLAAFKKLSLNNQKKTFSDSINGKQVSTVDEFISSGVSLCYGILQVVLSLIPPAIGAVLSVVGFKSSRIEGLRLLWNATQSRNVHGCISLLGLMLYYDGPYQFTDSDFDIPAKKITPSLENSEKGSEDENEVSDKVQKSNHTTDLNADLSEIDQLDEDTLLNGGKILEQAVLKTRAVFPNSALWLLNEAKLLASNGKLEEAVELMDSIDVTTIQMRQVKALFVFERAITLVHLREFERAAEDLLFLIDVSDWSHALYSFFAGACYLELWRCHELGIEKYDKAEFYKERATELIFKAPEYLGKRTFKQRNLPFDKFVSRKVTQYNQIKDLLSLDEPLDSIANSPVYELSYFYNSFNRMSLKNVNIAKRVITEYRNPAIDAKDKDAELVKNFLVSLVLRRLGDIKEGCDILDVRVLPEFFSLVNGKVVYVKKAEDPWLYPSALYERALFNWKLKGIDGLEEDKEWLTRAINYAGDYELSTRIGMKIKAALGRVEHSLS; this is encoded by the coding sequence ATGTTTTCCAATCTACTCAGTGCAATCACGGGAGCTCGTGAAGAGCCAGTCATTGAATTGACtcaattggaaaaatcaaaacttttattaaaacaaacTTTAACATTTGAAACGTCTTTAAAGGCAATGGATTTTGTTCTTGATGATAAACCAGAACAAGGTTTATTGTTGTTAGATCAGGCTGATAATCAGGCTGACACTGTAGAAACAAGTACGGTTCTAGCAAGAGGTGTTATTGAATTCTTAGAGGCAACTTTAGGTTTTGAAATGgatgaaatgaaaaaagcTTCTGAAACTTTGGCAAGAGCTGAAGAATTATCTTTGAAAAGTAAAGAGAATTCTGAAAAGTTAAATCTAAAATCAAGTTCTTCTTATGCTCCAGGTACCTTATATGCAGTCACTTACACGGAATCTTGTCTATTGCATGCTTTATTAATGATCTTTAGTGAGAGTGTTATTGAGACTGCAAAGGCTCTATATAAATTAAGAAAGGTTTATTTTATGTTGCAAGagatttttgaaaatatgaGGAAAATTGAAGaggagaaaaaaaataactcAGAGACTAGTGAATTCCCTTTTATTGATCTCCCATATGAATTAACAGAGgaggaaaaaaatgatgaagaaatttcaACTTATATAGAAATGATTCAAGAAATGAGAAATGAAAGATTAAAGGGAGAGCATATTGGTAACTCACCTTCAAATGAAAGATTTAGAGATGAATTAGGTTTAGCagcatttaaaaaattatctttgaataatcaaaaaaagacaTTTAGTGATTCGATTAATGGTAAACAAGTTTCAACTGTTGATGAATTTATCTCTTCTGGTGTTAGCTTATGCTATGGTATCTTACAAGTAGTTCTTTCTTTGATTCCACCTGCAATTGGAGCAGTTTTATCCGTTGTTGGGTTTAAAAGTTCAAGAATTGAAGGGTTACGCTTATTATGGAATGCTACTCAATCAAGAAATGTTCATGGTTGCATTAGTTTGTTAGGTTTAATGCTATATTATGATGGTCCTTATCAATTCACTGATTCAGATTTCGATATTCCAGCAAAAAAGATCACTCCTTCATTAGAGAATTCTGAAAAAGGAtctgaagatgaaaatgaagtaTCTGATAAAGTacaaaaatcaaatcataCTACAGATCTAAATGCTGACTTGAGCGAAATAGATCaattagatgaagataCACTATTGAATGGAggaaaaattttagaacAAGCAGTTTTAAAAACAAGAGCTGTTTTCCCAAATAGTGCCTTATGGTTGTTAAATGAAGCTAAATTATTGGCTAGTAATGGGAAATTAGAAGAAGCTGTAGAATTAATGGATTCAATTGATGTTACAACTATTCAAATGAGACAAGTTAAAGCTTTATTTGTTTTCGAAAGAGCAATTACCTTAGTTCATTTACGTGAATTTGAAAGAGCTGCAGAAgatttattgtttttaattgatgTTAGTGATTGGTCTCATGCTTTGTATTCCTTTTTTGCAGGGGCTTGCTATTTAGAATTATGGAGATGTCATGAACTaggaattgaaaaatatgataaagCAGAATTTTATAAAGAACGTGCTACAGAGTTGATTTTCAAAGCTCCAGAATATTTGGGAAAAAGAACTTTTAAACAAAGAAACTTACCCTTCGATAAATTTGTTTCTAGAAAAGTAACTCAATACAATCAAATTAAGGATTTGTTAAGCTTAGATGAACCTTTAGATTCAATTGCTAATTCGCCCGTATATGAACTTTCTTATTTCTATAATAGTTTCAATAGAATGTCATTAAAAAATGTCAACATAGCAAAGAGGGTTATTACTGAATATCGTAATCCAGCTATTGATGCAAAGGATAAAGACGCAGAATTAGTTAAAAATTTCCTTGTTTCTTTGGTTTTAAGAAGATTAGGTGATATCAAAGAAGGTTGTGATATTTTAGACGTTCGAGTGTTACCGGAATTTTTTAGTCTGGTAAATGGGAAAGTTGTCTATGTCAAAAAAGCTGAAGACCCATGGTTATACCCAAGTGCCTTATATGAGCGTGCGTTATTTAATTGGAAACTAAAAGGCATTGATGGAttagaagaagataaagaatGGTTGACAAGGGCTATTAATTATGCTGGAGATTATGAATTAAGTACTCGTATTGGTATGAAGATAAAAGCTGCTTTAGGTAGAGTAGAGCATTCCCTTTCTTAA
- the TBLA0D05400 gene encoding arrestin C-terminal domain-containing protein (similar to Saccharomyces cerevisiae YJL084C and YKR021W; ancestral locus Anc_1.282) produces the protein MSAPTLSHIHAQRHAAQSQRRKSRSAASTITSNTNTTTPSINITPSSSSSTPSSTPRLSSNSNKSSPKVHNRNLANNAFAIDSLKSPVFPFEKQITDIPIDLNPVLHTATMSAYLRLAEPVLFLQGFCNSKNSKQNRNENSAPAILRGALILRFNKTTKLKSISLNFKGESRTDWPEGIPPKKTEFVEISTIVNHTWPFFNLNSNTLPNCASSLFIPIQSSSHNTNNCSNNNTLSNNIHNSPKINNILPQQHSLISDFLSHTFSPANSNSSSASSLNTAATDHPIVNNNTNNNCNNANVNSNSNVDINVFYPGDYIYTFEQPLPVSYPESIRADFGYVEYNLNLMVERTGAFKTNLNAKVPVTIVRTNSDTSVEESEPIAISRDWESHLHYDIVIASKDIILDAFLPINFHFQPVDKVSLHRIRIYLTENLDYYCKGKKVHRVEPTKKYLLAELNGPKLKNLPSTTNFNKAKNRGNLLLDHSSGDLINKDFEFEVFVPNHFNSHQSLHPDTSYDKIKSNHWIKISLRLSRVIDGKTKHYEISIDSPIHVLHKLCCHANTLLPSYNSHSHSHSNHHTTITDQTPSNNYNSTPPAYPLITHESNIFFPKDVLSNEIITTNTDQLDTTPPSDKSSHHHHHHHYHNNNNNNSSNSVNSNNNIKLQNGRRESILISSPRLKSNIYQPDILSRNLTSPQAIPLSPNLSPILLLSPTQSDDTLPPPEFDFSKDDTISLSSSDLSPSLSNNINTTSTTNNSTPLPKNPPSYIDSLKNINHSNNKSTVNHSTSTISLSRNHSNNLPTVTTTTAVSPITSPVISPSNNPFLKINDANFDPSNLQTSLFKSSTPNFPPLSSTASPIMNQNSNNSNGCNNLPIDFNKNRRRSIQDSLPATIKYDNFSFADLNEILSEHELENNESNDLVEDSVDPETSMNSGFTLDPKFTSSTEQLNQDSIDPKKSNNNHPTFNKVFTPLDSIDPLENITNNDDEENRCPIQANRPTHKKQESSVDITTFYDKSSNIDWHPLHQTNEFPNSSQNSNRPATKHLSSNPFVNYNINQNSNKSDLNKIPEDDDHNLNISQQLQSTIRRYSLEIANASTTLNDFKDVLHNSPGTVQKNISDNISDLSGYDDASLLLSSRGDSNSNQETSLNSARNSHEKKHVVKQTNINESIPPLL, from the coding sequence ATGAGTGCCCCTACATTATCACATATACATGCTCAAAGGCATGCTGCACAGTCCCAGAGAAGAAAGTCTCGTTCTGCGGCAAGTACTATCACTTCAAACACTAATACAACCACCCCATCCATCAATATTACACCGTCATCCTCATCATCCACTCCATCCTCTACGCCACGTCTAAGCTCTAACTCGAATAAAAGCTCACCAAAGGTTCATAATAGGAACTTGGCTAATAATGCCTTTGCTATAGACTCCTTAAAATCTCCGGTGTTTCCGTTCGAAAAACAGATTACCGATATACCTATAGATTTGAACCCTGTTTTACATACTGCTACCATGTCTGCTTATCTAAGGCTGGCCGAGCCTGTTTTATTCTTACAAGGGTTTTGTAATTCTAAGAATTCTAAACAGAatagaaatgaaaattctGCACCCGCTATATTAAGAGGAGCGTTAATATTACGGTTTAATAAAACTACTAAACTTAAAAGTAtttctttgaattttaaAGGTGAATCAAGAACTGATTGGCCAGAAGGCATACCGCCCAAAAAGACAGAGTTTGTAGAAATCTCTACAATCGTCAATCATACCTGGCctttctttaatttgaattcaaaCACTTTACCTAATTGTGCGTCGTCTTTATTCATACCCATTCAATCCTCTTCACATAATACAAACAATTGTAGCAATAACAATACCCTATCAAATAACATTCATAATTCTCCaaagattaataatattctacCTCAACAACATTCTTTGATTTCAGATTTCTTATCTCATACATTTTCTCCGGCAAATTCCAATAGTTCTTCCGCATCTTCTTTAAATACAGCAGCCACAGATCATCCCATAGTTAATaacaatacaaataataattgcaataatgcaaatgtgaattcaaattcaaatgtaGATATTAATGTTTTTTATCCCGGtgattatatttatactttCGAACAACCTTTACCTGTTTCATACCCTGAATCTATTAGAGCTGATTTCGGTTATGtcgaatataatttaaatttaatggtCGAAAGAACTGGTGCATTcaaaacaaatttaaacGCAAAAGTACCAGTAACTATTGTTAGAACTAATTCCGATACTTCTGTTGAAGAATCTGAACCTATCGCCATCTCAAGGGATTGGGAATCTCATTTACATTATGATATAGTCATTGCGTCTAAAGATATAATCCTTGATGCCTTCCTACCAATCAATTTCCATTTCCAACCTGTGGATAAAGTTTCTCTACATAGAAtaagaatttatttgactgaaaatttagattattattgtaaAGGTAAAAAAGTTCATCGTGTAGAACCAacgaaaaaatatttattagcTGAACTAAATGGTcctaaattaaaaaatttaccatctactacaaattttaataaagctAAAAATAGAGgcaatttattattggatCATTCTTCGGGTGATTTGATCAATAAAGATTTCGAATTCGAAGTCTTTGTACCAAATCATTTCAATTCACATCAATCTTTACATCCAGATACCTCATACGATAAgattaaatcaaatcattGGATTAAAATCTCTCTAAGACTATCAAGGGTCATTGATGGGAAAACAAAACATTATGAAATTAGTATCGATTCTCCAATTCATGTATTACATAAACTATGCTGTCATGCAAATACCTTATTACCTTCTTATAATTCTCATTCTCATTCTCATTCTAATCATCACACAACAATTACAGATCAAACTCCATCCAATAATTATAACTCCACTCCGCCAGCATATCCTTTAATTACTCATGagtcaaatatttttttcccgAAGGATGTCTtatcaaatgaaataattacAACTAATACTGATCAACTAGATACTACTCCACCATCCGACAAATCCTCGCACCACCATCATCACCACcattatcataataataataataataatagtagcAATAGtgttaatagtaataacaatatcaaGCTCCAAAATGGTAGAAGAGAAAGTATTCTTATATCTTCACCAAgattaaaatcaaatatttatcagCCAGATATCCTATCAAGAAATCTAACTTCACCACAAGCTATCCCTTTATCACCAAATTTATCTcctatattattactatcaCCAACTCAAAGTGATGACACATTACCACCTCcagaatttgatttttcaaaagatgaTACCATATCTTTAAGCAGTTCAGATTTATCTCCTTCtctatcaaataatattaataccaCATCTACCACTAATAACAGCACTCCTTTACCAAAAAATCCTCCATCTTATATTGATTcgttgaaaaatattaatcattCAAATAACAAGTCCACTGTTAACCATTCAACAAGTacaatttctttatcacGAAATCATTCAAACAATTTACCAACCGTAACAACTACAACTGCTGTATCTCCAATCACATCGCCAGTAATTTCACCATCAAATAATCCatttttgaagataaaCGATGCAAATTTTGATCCTTCCAATTTACAGACTTCTCTTTTTAAATCAAGCACACCAAATTTTCCTCCCTTAAGCTCCACTGCATCCCCCATTATGAAtcaaaatagtaataatagcaatggttgtaataatttacctatagattttaataaaaatagaagaagATCTATTCAAGATTCTTTACCTGCGACAATTAAATAcgataatttttcatttgctgatttgaatgaaattttGAGTGAACATGAACTGGAAAATAATGAGTCAAACGATCTAGTAGAAGATTCGGTAGATCCAGAAACTTCTATGAATAGTGGTTTCACCCTAGATCCGAAATTTACTTCGTCAACTgaacaattaaatcaagATAGTATTGATCctaaaaaatcaaataataatcatccaacttttaataaagtcTTCACTCCATTAGATAGTATTGATcctttagaaaatattacaaacaatgatgatgaagaaaatcGATGCCCTATTCAAGCTAATAGACCCACGCataaaaaacaagaatCTTCTGTAGATATAACTACCTTTTATGATAAAAGTTCGAATATTGATTGGCATCCATTACATCAAACAAATGAATTTCCAAATTCAAGCCAAAACTCAAACCGTCCAGCTACAAAACATTTAAGTTCAAATCCATTTGTTAActataatattaatcaaaattcaaacaaaTCAGATTTGAATAAGATTCCAGAAGATGATGACCATAATTTAAACATTTCTCAACAATTGCAATCCACAATTCGTCGTTATTCTTTGGAAATTGCAAATGCAAGTACAACTctaaatgattttaaagatGTTTTACACAATTCACCAGGAACtgttcaaaaaaatatttcggATAACATTTCCGATTTATCAGGTTACGATGATGcttcattattactatCTTCTAGGGGCgatagtaatagtaatcAAGAAACTTCATTGAATTCCGCAAGAAATTCCCATGAAAAGAAACACGTTGttaaacaaacaaatataaatgaatCTATACCACCTTTACTATGA
- the VPS51 gene encoding Vps51p (similar to Saccharomyces cerevisiae VPS51 (YKR020W); ancestral locus Anc_1.283), with the protein MTEQISHKKSNEGNPRANTQSSEQQKRERRRQLKEFYKLENPPKKQEADTDSTSSTILESSIEPDTTIPASTTPTIKDHTFQWLLHTHNSLLQKELESNNAIKNTIYENYVDLVKVHELLAIKSARQSHVSELESILNEIME; encoded by the coding sequence atgacaGAACAGATTAGCCATAAAAAAAGTAACGAAGGGAATCCCCGTGCAAACACGCAGAGTTCAGAACAACAAAAACGAGAACGCCGACgtcaattaaaagaattctACAAATTAGAAAACCCTCCTAAAAAACAGGAAGCTGATACAGATTCTACTAGTTCGACCATACTTGAGAGTTCCATTGAACCTGACACCACAATACCTGCTTCAACAACACCCACCATCAAAGATCATACTTTCCAGTGGTTATTGCATACTCACAATTCATTGCTTCAGAAGGAACTTGAAAGTAACAATGCcattaaaaatactatCTACGAAAACTACGTAGACTTGGTTAAAGTCCATGAATTGCTTGCCATAAAATCAGCTCGTCAATCGCATGTCTCTGAACTAGAATCGATCTTAAACGAGATTATGGAGTAA
- the TBLA0D05380 gene encoding uncharacterized protein (similar to Saccharomyces cerevisiae TAX4 (YJL083W) and IRS4 (YKR019C); ancestral locus Anc_1.284), with protein MPPTKPLRKQDRRRRVPPTSPLGSTNDPSVSAAQAIFHKDPSKLIDVSSSNTPSSRFTTPDFSKLYSTDDTTLLRRKPSLSIPNTTTTTVSTANSIAIPYTPTTKSTTSSSPNTVSTIIGSNSPPLPDSPLQNDYPSKLKLRSTLRTDKELYKHNKRINNLDHQNSSSNSNLKISRFKLKRNLQKVGAIGVKATKNTPELLIFPMRNSFSNDSNSTHHKHESLPSSDSDSDYYDDDGDDERDYSSMNSDTSKRFYSNDSSESLSSISSPYSTYHGDSSINGQIDATMMNDTPFNNKFPPSTNSKKYHHRLYKQRKRDRIKNKIENFIPSIDSASISSGGNTSPQMLTISSRKHHHRHILSGTSNKSNVITNSLNQVAKNSKARLPKTNANANANPIHHRAHHNHRKQIFNEDKPWKSHQDNTFLTPMERKRYEGVWVTNRYQYLTLLPWWENLISNKKPVFSIDKALSDDEKKGRPLPPKIIIDKDGLIKNKPHDTYLDINYNNHSSKHSIKLPEEGLILNLVVKDIWQRSKISDDLLKQIYQMVDTRKDGTLTRRSFIVGMWLVDQCLYGRKLPSEINQNVWLSADGYGVTNSVHLKKLKQHEKKLMKQEMKHIKREMKNVEL; from the coding sequence atgcCTCCCACCAAACCTCTTAGGAAACAAGACCGTAGAAGACGAGTCCCCCCAACTTCACCACTAGGTTCTACTAACGATCCTTCCGTTAGTGCTGCACAGGCTATTTTTCACAAAGATCCATCGAAGTTGATAGATGTATCTTCTTCTAACACACCTTCTTCTCGTTTTACAACCCCAGATTTCTCAAAACTATATTCTACTGATGATACCACTCTATTAAGAAGAAAGCCATCTCTTTCAATACCTAATACTACTACCACCACTGTAAGCACTGCCAACTCCATTGCCATACCTTATACCCCTACTACGAAATCGACTACCTCATCATCACCAAACACTGTAAGCACCATCATAGGTAGCAATTCACCACCTTTACCAGACTCTCCATTGCAGAATGACTACCCTTCGAAATTGAAACTAAGATCTACTTTGAGAACAGATAAGGAATTGTACAAGCATAACAAGAGaatcaataatttagatcatcaaaattcatcttccaattctaatttgaaaatttctcGTTTTAAActgaaaagaaatttacaaaaagtAGGTGCTATTGGCGTCAAGGCCACTAAGAACACTcctgaattattaattttccCAATGAGAAATTCTTTTAGTAATGATTCGAATTCCACTCATCATAAGCATGAATCATTGCCTTCCTCTGATTCAGACTCTGATTATTATGATGACGATGGAGATGATGAAAGAGATTATTCTTCTATGAATTCAGATACCTCGAAACgattttattcaaatgattcaTCTGAATCCCTGTCTTCAATATCGTCTCCTTATTCCACCTATCATGGAGattcttcaataaatgGCCAAATAGATGCCACTATGATGAATGACACtccatttaataataaatttccGCCTTCAACTAATAGTAAGAAATACCATCACCGATTATATAAACAAAGAAAGAGAGATcgtattaaaaataaaatagagaATTTTATTCCTTCAATAGATTCAGCTTCCATATCTAGTGGAGGGAATACTTCTCCTCAAATGTTAACAATATCTTCTAGAAAACATCACCATAGACATATATTATCTGGAACTTCGAATAAATCAAATGTTATTacaaattcattaaatcaAGTAGCCAAAAATAGCAAAGCAAGATTACCCAAGacaaatgcaaatgcaaatgcaaatcCTATTCATCATCGTGCTCATCATAATCATCgtaaacaaatatttaatgaagatAAACCATGGAAATCTCATCAAgataatacttttttaaCCCCTATGGAAAGGAAAAGATACGAAGGTGTATGGGTAACTAACAGATACCAATACCTTACTCTTTTACCTTGGTGGGAGAATTTAATCTCGAACAAGAAACCagtattttcaattgataaagCTTTATCAGATGATGAGAAAAAGGGCAGGCCATTACCACCAAAGATAATAATCGATAAAGATGgattgataaaaaataaaccgCATGATACATATCttgatattaattataataatcattCCAGTAAGCATTCCATAAAATTACCGGAAGAAGgcttaatattaaatttggtGGTCAAAGATATTTGGCAACGATCAAAGATTTCAGATGACTTATTAAAACAGATATATCAAATGGTCGATACACGTAAAGACGGAACACTAACCCGAAGATCTTTTATAGTGGGGATGTGGCTTGTAGATCAATGTTTATACGGTAGAAAGTTACCTTCAGAAATTAACCAAAACGTTTGGTTAAGTGCTGATGGTTATGGTGTTACAAATTCTgttcatttgaaaaaattaaaacagcATGAAAAGAAACTAATGAAACAAGAGATGAAACATATTAAGCGTGAGATGAAAAACGTAGAATTATAG